From the genome of Nicotiana sylvestris chromosome 2, ASM39365v2, whole genome shotgun sequence, one region includes:
- the LOC104236167 gene encoding uncharacterized protein, producing MYIAAKSQFQKVTWKNLVLGDVTIPRHLFILWLALNQRLATVDRLAKWKIDVPKECVLCTSQKEETLDHLFFECAYARSIWAALVGWLKEKHNVGSREQELKWLIKRTNNNRPRAQVLTFLFAATIYYTWMERNKRRFQNQCITYEEKVREIALQLHIKGQNMSKWKSMLEQLNRYPSGNNV from the coding sequence ATGTATATAGCAGCAAAGTCTCAATTTCAGAAAGTTACATGGAAGAATCTTGTGTTGGGAGATGTTACTATACCAAGGCATCTATTTATTCTGTGGCTAGCTCTCAACCAAAGGTTAGCAACAGTGGATAGACTGGCAAAATGGAAGATTGATGTGCCGAAGGAATGTGTGTTATGCACTAGCCAGAAAGAAGAGACGCTGGATCACCTTTTCTTTGAATGTGCTTATGCTAGATCAATATGGGCTGCATTAGTAGGCTGGTTGAAAGAAAAGCACAATGTTGGAAGCCGGGAACAGGAATTAAAATGGTTGATCAAGAGGACAAACAACAACAGACCACGAGCTCAAGTTCTCACATTTCTATTTGCAGCAACAATTTATTACACATGGATGGAGAGGAACAAAAGAAGATTTCAGAACCAGTGTATTACATATGAAGAAAAGGTTCGAGAAATAGCCTTGCAGCTGCATATCAAAGGCCAGAACATGAGCAAATGGAAGTCAATGTTAGAACAGTTAAATAGATATCCTAGCGGAAACAATGTATAA
- the LOC104223014 gene encoding serine/threonine protein phosphatase 2A 57 kDa regulatory subunit B' theta isoform-like: MIKQLLNRLPKKPSKSADNRDGGSSASPSNASTSSRSSDLSSSRSGNSSATTVSGVTSSSTPGLNHGNRLPQSVNAKVNGNAAVFPCETLPSFKDVPSSEKQNLFIKKLNLCCVLFDFTDPTKHLKEKDIKRQTLVELVDYVSSANGKFTETVIQEIVKMVSSNLFRPLTPQPRENKVLEAFDLEEDEPLMDPAWPHLQIVYEFFLRFVASPETDAKLAKRYVDHSFVLRLLDLFDSEDPREREYLKTVLHRIYGKFMVHRPFIRKSINNIFYRFIFETEKHNGIAELLEILGSIINGFALPLKEEHKLFLVRALIPLHKPKCVQMYHQQLSYCITQFVEKDCKLADTVIRGLLKYWPITNSSKEVMFLGELEEVLEATQPPEFQRCMVPLFRQISRCLSSSHFQVAERALFLWNNDHVESLIKQNRKVILPIIFPSLEKNARGHWNQAVQSLTLNVRKIFSDVDPELFEECLHKFEEDQANEEEIKTKRETTWRRLEELAGMKAASNEPVLVSPRTTPHSSSG, encoded by the exons ATGATCAAGCAGCTACTCAATAGGCTCCCTAAGAAGCCGTCCAAGTCAGCAGACAATCGTGATGGAGGAAGCTCTGCATCACCGTCAAATGCTTCAACTAGTTCAAGAAGCAGTGATTTGTCTAGTTCGCGATCAGGAAATTCGAGTGCCACTACTGTTTCAGGAGTCACTTCTTCTTCAACTCCAGGACTGAATCATGGAAACAGGCTACCGCAGTCTGTAAATGCTAAGGTGAATGGAAATGCAGCGGTTTTTCCGTGTGAGACCTTGCCTAGTTTTAAAGATGTACCAAGTTCTGAGAAGCAAAACTTGTTCATCAAAAAGCTGAACTTATGCTGTGTATTATTTGACTTCACTGATCCAACAAAACACTTGAAAGAAAAAGACATCAAGCGACAGACACTAGTGGAGCTTGTTGATTATGTTAGTTCTGCGAATGGGAAATTCACAGAAACTGTCATTCAAGAAATAGTTAAAATGGTGTCTTCAAATCTGTTTAGGCCTCTTACTCCTCAGCCTCGTGAAAACAAAGTATTAGAAGCTTTTGACTTGGAAGAAGATGAACCCTTGATGGATCCCGCATGGCCGCATTTGCAAATTGTGTATGAGTTTTTTCTCAGATTTGTGGCATCACCAGAGACGGATGCGAAACTGGCTAAGAGATACGTTGATCACTCTTTTGTTTTAAGGTTATTAGATCTCTTTGATTCAGAAGATCCGAGAGAAAGGGAGTACTTGAAGACTGTTTTGCACCGTATATATGGAAAATTCATGGTGCACCGCCCTTTCATTAGGAAATCAATCAACAATATATTTTACCGGTTTATTTTTGAAACTGAGAAGCATAATGGAATAGCAGAACTTTTAGAAATTTTGGGCAGTATAATCAATGGATTTGCGCTTCCACTGAAGGAAGAGCACAAGTTGTTCCTAGTTCGAGCTCTGATTCCCCTTCATAAACCAAAGTGTGTACAAATGTATCATCAGCAGTTATCTTACTGCATAACACAATTTGTGGAAAAGGATTGCAAACTCGCTGATACTGTCATAAGAGGTTTGTTGAAATATTGGCCCATCACAAACAGTTCCAAGGAAGTAATGTTCTTAGGTGAGCTGGAGGAGGTTCTAGAAGCTACTCAGCCTCCAGAATTTCAGCGTTGTATGGTGCCTTTGTTTCGTCAAATCAGCCGCTGCTTGAGCAGCTCACACTTTCAG GTGGCTGAAAGGGCTTTGTTCCTATGGAACAATGATCATGTTGAGAGCCTAATCAAACAGAATCGTAAAGTTATACTGCCAATAATTTTCCCTTCCTTGGAGAAGAATGCAAGAGGCCACTGGAATCAGGCGGTGCAAAGCTTGACATTAAACGTCCGCAAGATCTTCTCTGATGTTGATCCTGAACTCTTTGAAGAGTGCTTGCACAAGTTTGAAGAGGATCAGGCCAACGAAGAAGAGATAAAGACGAAACGTGAAACAACTTGGAGACGGTTAGAGGAGCTTGCTGGAATGAAAGCTGCAAGCAATGAGCCAGTGCTAGTTTCTCCTAGGACAACGCCTCATTCGTCGTCTGGCTAG